A stretch of the Pseudomonas helvetica genome encodes the following:
- a CDS encoding sigma-54-dependent Fis family transcriptional regulator, whose amino-acid sequence MLSAHSKAHVDCVSRVLKNAGHLPQLPVSDLILDSWRRSMEQHHLDPGSLQGPRILSQNVLQECRERSELFLRIASEEVARLHGRVRDADYCVLLTDAQGQTIDYRVETSIRNDCRKAGLYLGTCWSEGEEGTCGVAAVLTARTPVTVHKRDHFRAAFIGLTCSAAPVFDPKGELLGVLDVSAVRSPDDRRSQHLIRQIVVQSAREIEQAFFMSSAQGYWVLRAHSSPGYVDSQPDYLLAWDNDGCLQALNPAARQWLLHRFGQLPEHIGQVFDQQLLHRISDESLCLLHSQGGHTQLHGRLSVPRRVNRNASRLALTPAELDPRLEESLRLAVRVKDRNLPVLIQGETGSGKEVFARQLHQASQRRERPFVAVNCAAIPENLIESELFGYVAGAFTGASSKGMQGLLEQADGGTLFLDEIGDMPLPLQTRLLRVLAEGEVAPLGASRRKAIDLQVVCASHRDLEGLVAAGEFREDLYFRLNGARFQLPPLRERSDRLALINRILDEESTLCAEPMHLGGAVLECLLGYRWPGNVRQLRHVLRYACAVCDSNLIQVSHLPEQLQDHRLDGPSSGDTIDCCASPERQALLDALVRHRWKPTAAAKSLGISRATLYRRVHQHGIDMPGRSQV is encoded by the coding sequence ATGCTTTCCGCACACTCAAAGGCGCATGTGGATTGCGTCAGCCGTGTTTTGAAGAATGCCGGGCACCTGCCGCAGCTGCCTGTGTCGGACTTGATTCTCGACTCCTGGCGTCGCTCCATGGAGCAACACCACCTGGATCCCGGCTCGCTACAAGGACCACGGATCCTCTCGCAGAACGTGCTGCAGGAATGCCGCGAGCGCTCCGAGTTGTTCTTGCGCATCGCCAGTGAGGAAGTCGCCCGCCTCCACGGTCGGGTCCGCGATGCCGACTACTGCGTCCTGCTCACAGACGCTCAGGGCCAGACCATCGACTACCGCGTCGAAACTTCCATTCGCAATGACTGCCGCAAGGCCGGTCTTTACCTGGGCACTTGCTGGTCGGAAGGTGAGGAAGGTACGTGTGGCGTGGCGGCGGTACTGACCGCGCGAACGCCGGTCACTGTTCACAAGCGCGATCATTTTCGCGCCGCGTTTATCGGACTCACCTGCTCAGCGGCGCCAGTCTTCGACCCCAAGGGCGAGCTGCTCGGGGTGCTTGATGTGTCGGCGGTGCGCTCACCCGACGACCGCCGCTCCCAACACCTGATCCGGCAGATAGTGGTGCAGAGCGCGCGTGAAATCGAACAGGCATTTTTCATGAGTAGCGCCCAGGGTTACTGGGTGCTGCGAGCCCACAGCAGCCCTGGCTACGTCGACAGCCAACCCGATTACTTGCTCGCCTGGGACAACGACGGCTGCTTGCAGGCGTTGAACCCGGCTGCGCGGCAATGGCTGTTGCACCGTTTTGGTCAACTGCCGGAACACATTGGCCAAGTGTTCGATCAGCAGTTGCTGCATCGGATCAGTGACGAATCGCTATGCCTGTTGCACAGCCAGGGTGGCCACACGCAATTGCATGGTCGCCTCAGCGTGCCACGGCGGGTGAATCGCAACGCTTCGCGACTGGCACTGACACCCGCCGAACTCGACCCGCGACTGGAAGAAAGCCTGCGCCTTGCAGTGCGGGTTAAAGACCGCAACCTGCCGGTGCTGATCCAGGGCGAGACCGGCTCCGGCAAGGAAGTCTTCGCCCGTCAGTTGCACCAAGCCAGCCAGCGCCGCGAGCGGCCGTTCGTTGCGGTAAACTGCGCCGCGATCCCCGAGAACCTGATCGAAAGCGAATTATTTGGCTACGTCGCTGGCGCCTTTACCGGCGCCTCGAGCAAGGGCATGCAAGGTCTGCTGGAGCAGGCCGATGGCGGCACTCTGTTTCTCGATGAAATCGGCGACATGCCCCTGCCCTTGCAAACCCGGCTGCTGCGGGTTCTGGCCGAGGGTGAAGTGGCGCCTCTGGGAGCCTCACGGCGCAAAGCGATCGACCTTCAGGTCGTCTGCGCGAGCCACCGCGATCTGGAAGGACTGGTCGCCGCGGGCGAGTTTCGCGAAGACCTGTACTTTCGTTTGAATGGAGCGCGCTTCCAGTTACCGCCGCTGCGCGAACGCAGTGACCGGCTGGCGCTGATCAACCGGATTCTCGATGAAGAATCGACGCTTTGCGCAGAACCTATGCACCTGGGAGGTGCGGTTCTGGAATGCCTGCTTGGCTACCGCTGGCCAGGTAACGTTCGCCAGTTACGGCACGTGCTGCGTTATGCCTGTGCGGTGTGCGATTCAAACCTGATTCAGGTCAGCCATTTGCCCGAGCAACTGCAAGATCACCGACTTGATGGCCCAAGCTCTGGCGACACCATTGATTGCTGCGCGAGCCCGGAGCGCCAGGCACTGCTCGATGCCTTGGTGCGTCACCGCTGGAAACCCACCGCCGCTGCTAAGTCTTTGGGCATCTCCCGGGCAACCCTGTATCGGCGGGTGCATCAGCATGGCATCGACATGCCTGGCAGAAGCCAGGTGTAA
- a CDS encoding Lrp/AsnC family transcriptional regulator, with amino-acid sequence MQKKSSKRISLDETDLAILTLLQEDASISNAELSERLSLSLTPCWRRRKRMEEAGVIKGYQANLDRRMLGLDILAFVHIRFSTHADHAPDAFEAVIAQLPEVLSCHKITGDADYVLQVLAEDLDSYSDFIEHVLRRQVGIASIQSSLALREVKTSSRIAIPKSLKD; translated from the coding sequence ATGCAGAAAAAATCATCCAAACGCATCAGCCTCGACGAGACCGACCTGGCGATACTCACGTTGCTGCAGGAAGATGCGAGCATTTCCAACGCCGAGCTCAGTGAGCGTCTGTCGTTAAGCCTGACGCCTTGCTGGCGAAGGCGTAAGAGAATGGAGGAGGCTGGCGTAATCAAGGGCTACCAGGCCAATCTTGATCGACGCATGCTTGGGCTGGACATTTTGGCGTTCGTGCACATCCGTTTTTCCACCCATGCGGATCATGCTCCGGATGCCTTCGAGGCGGTGATTGCGCAATTGCCCGAGGTGTTGTCTTGTCACAAGATCACTGGAGATGCCGATTACGTGTTGCAAGTGTTGGCGGAGGATCTTGATAGTTACAGCGACTTTATCGAGCACGTGCTCAGGCGTCAGGTAGGTATTGCATCCATTCAGTCCAGTCTGGCGTTGCGCGAGGTTAAGACCAGTAGCCGTATTGCGATACCCAAATCGCTCAAGGACTGA
- a CDS encoding histone deacetylase family protein produces the protein MFTVFSDSHRLHHGTELKDGVLKPSFEQPSRADTVHNRVKQVGLGQIVEPRIFDRSCYVNAHSERYVSFLESAWSEWCATGRTHDALPLVWPVRDLSNEQVPTFIDGKLGFYAMDAGSPITATTWQAVKTSADIALTGLALIDEGHDSAFALCRPPGHHAAREYMGGYCYLNNAAIAAQQAITQGAKRVAVLDVDFHHGNGTQNIFYGRSDVMFVSLHGEPTVSYPYYSGFSHEVGAGHGEGYNLNYPLPKNTTWESYRNALLHACKKLQQFAPEVLVISLGVDTFKDDPISHFLLESEDFTGIGELIAGVGCPTLFVMEGGYMVDEIGINAVNVLHGFESKRA, from the coding sequence ATGTTTACAGTTTTCAGTGATTCCCATCGCTTGCACCACGGCACCGAATTGAAAGACGGTGTGCTCAAGCCGTCGTTCGAACAGCCCAGTAGGGCCGATACTGTCCATAACCGCGTCAAGCAGGTAGGCCTTGGCCAGATCGTCGAACCGCGAATATTTGACCGGTCGTGTTACGTCAATGCGCACAGCGAGCGCTACGTCAGTTTTCTGGAGAGCGCCTGGTCGGAATGGTGCGCGACTGGGCGCACCCACGATGCGCTGCCGCTGGTATGGCCAGTGCGCGACCTGTCCAACGAGCAAGTCCCGACGTTCATCGACGGCAAGCTCGGTTTCTACGCCATGGACGCCGGCTCCCCGATTACCGCCACCACTTGGCAAGCGGTAAAAACCAGTGCAGACATCGCCCTCACCGGCCTGGCGCTGATCGATGAAGGCCACGACAGTGCCTTTGCCCTGTGCCGTCCGCCCGGCCATCACGCAGCGCGTGAATACATGGGCGGCTATTGCTATCTCAACAACGCCGCCATTGCTGCACAACAGGCCATTACCCAAGGCGCCAAGCGTGTTGCAGTACTGGACGTCGACTTTCATCACGGCAACGGCACCCAAAACATTTTCTACGGGCGCAGTGACGTCATGTTTGTCTCGCTACACGGTGAGCCGACAGTGTCCTATCCGTACTACTCAGGCTTCAGCCACGAAGTCGGTGCAGGCCACGGCGAAGGTTACAACCTGAACTATCCGCTGCCGAAGAACACCACCTGGGAAAGCTACCGCAATGCCCTGCTCCACGCCTGCAAGAAACTCCAGCAATTCGCCCCTGAAGTGCTGGTTATTTCACTCGGCGTCGACACGTTCAAGGACGACCCGATCAGCCACTTCCTGCTGGAAAGCGAAGACTTCACCGGCATTGGCGAGCTGATAGCAGGCGTCGGCTGCCCCACTCTGTTCGTGATGGAAGGTGGCTACATGGTCGATGAAATCGGGATCAATGCGGTCAACGTGCTGCATGGCTTCGAGAGCAAACGCGCCTGA
- a CDS encoding ornithine cyclodeaminase translates to MTLFIDVDHAARLFAKVGIRRAIREMATYIEADYSRWAQFDKSPRTANHSADGVIELMPTDDGQQYSFKYVNGHPGNGQRDLLTVMAFGVLADVHSGYPALLSELTLTTAVRTAATSALVAQSLARPGASVMAIIGNGAQSEFQAIAFHEMLSIREIRIFDIDRDASLKLKHNLSAFPGIEVILSSSVQEAVKGAHIVTTVTADKAYATILTPEMIEPGMHINAVGGDCPGKTELHAEILRNARIIVEFEPQTRIEGDIQQLEADSPVVEFFRIVLGEVPGRENDAQVTVFDSVGFALEDFSSLRYLHDLAREHGIGERIHLVPTPANIKDLYQLLDQQPAKPARLRTAN, encoded by the coding sequence ATGACTCTTTTTATCGATGTCGATCATGCCGCACGCCTGTTCGCCAAGGTGGGTATCCGTCGGGCAATCCGCGAGATGGCCACATACATCGAAGCTGACTATTCACGCTGGGCGCAGTTTGATAAGTCGCCTCGCACCGCCAATCATTCCGCCGACGGTGTGATCGAGTTGATGCCCACCGACGATGGCCAACAGTACTCGTTCAAATACGTGAATGGCCACCCGGGCAATGGTCAAAGGGACTTGCTGACCGTGATGGCTTTCGGTGTTCTCGCCGATGTCCACAGTGGCTATCCAGCCTTGCTCAGTGAATTGACGCTGACCACTGCCGTGCGCACCGCCGCGACATCCGCGCTGGTCGCGCAGTCCCTGGCACGCCCTGGTGCAAGTGTCATGGCAATCATTGGCAACGGCGCTCAAAGCGAATTTCAAGCCATCGCCTTCCACGAAATGCTGTCGATCAGGGAAATCCGCATTTTCGATATTGATCGTGATGCGTCACTCAAGTTGAAGCACAACCTGTCGGCATTCCCGGGTATTGAAGTGATTCTGTCCAGCTCTGTACAGGAAGCGGTCAAGGGCGCGCACATTGTCACTACAGTCACCGCCGACAAGGCTTATGCAACGATTCTGACACCCGAGATGATCGAACCCGGCATGCATATCAACGCTGTCGGTGGTGACTGCCCGGGAAAAACCGAACTGCACGCCGAGATCCTGCGCAACGCCCGGATCATCGTTGAATTTGAACCGCAAACCCGGATTGAAGGCGACATTCAACAACTGGAAGCCGACTCGCCCGTCGTCGAGTTTTTCCGCATTGTGCTGGGCGAAGTTCCGGGGCGTGAGAATGATGCCCAAGTCACCGTGTTCGATTCGGTGGGTTTTGCTCTCGAAGATTTTTCGTCGCTGCGCTACCTGCACGACCTGGCGCGAGAGCACGGGATCGGCGAGCGCATCCATCTAGTGCCGACTCCCGCCAACATAAAAGACCTTTACCAACTGCTTGATCAGCAACCCGCTAAACCGGCGCGTCTGCGCACCGCCAACTGA
- a CDS encoding amino acid permease, whose protein sequence is MKSTPSERVEQPALQRTLSNRHIQLMAMGGAIGTGLFMGSGKIIALSGTSIILIYMIIGMFVYFVMRAMGELLLSNLKFKTFADFAGAYLGPRAAFFLGWSYWLSWSVAVVGDAVVVGGFFQYWFPDVPAWIPAIGMLMTLFALNVLTVRLFGEVEFWFAIIKIIAVVTLIGVSLVMIASSFVSPSGVTASLNHLLDKQAAFPNGLFGFFAGFQMAIFSFAGTELIGTAAAETRSPEKTLPKAINSIPLRIILFYVLALACIIAVTSWQQVSPNKSPFVELFLVAGFPAAAGIVNFVVLTSAASSANSGVFSSSRMLFGLASHDNAPGIFRRLSGNSVPLLSLAFTTLLMLVGVLLLFIVPEVMTAFTIVSTVSAILVIFTWSTILASYIAYRKNRPDLHAKSVYKMPGGVPMAWFSLTFLGFVLCLLALRPDTRIALLVMPGWFIWLAIAYQLTHSRKLRSAAGSANQYS, encoded by the coding sequence ATGAAATCAACTCCGTCCGAGCGGGTTGAACAACCCGCGCTGCAGCGCACGCTCAGCAATCGTCACATTCAGTTAATGGCCATGGGAGGAGCCATCGGTACAGGTCTGTTTATGGGTTCCGGAAAGATCATTGCCCTCTCCGGCACGTCGATCATCCTCATTTATATGATCATCGGGATGTTCGTCTACTTCGTCATGCGCGCCATGGGCGAACTGTTGCTCTCCAACTTGAAATTCAAAACCTTCGCGGATTTCGCCGGTGCCTACCTGGGCCCGCGAGCGGCATTTTTCCTCGGCTGGTCGTATTGGCTGAGCTGGAGCGTCGCGGTGGTGGGTGATGCCGTAGTGGTCGGCGGATTCTTTCAGTACTGGTTCCCCGATGTACCCGCCTGGATCCCGGCCATCGGTATGTTAATGACGCTGTTCGCCTTGAACGTACTGACCGTCAGGCTTTTTGGTGAAGTGGAGTTCTGGTTCGCGATCATCAAAATCATTGCCGTCGTCACCCTGATTGGCGTTAGCCTGGTGATGATTGCCAGCTCCTTTGTATCACCCAGTGGCGTTACTGCATCCCTGAACCACCTGCTGGATAAACAGGCAGCCTTCCCCAACGGCCTGTTTGGTTTCTTTGCCGGATTCCAGATGGCAATTTTCTCCTTTGCCGGCACCGAGCTGATCGGTACTGCTGCCGCCGAAACTCGCTCCCCCGAGAAGACTCTGCCTAAAGCCATCAACTCGATTCCGCTAAGAATCATCCTGTTTTATGTGCTGGCACTGGCCTGCATTATTGCGGTGACTTCCTGGCAACAGGTTTCGCCCAACAAGAGCCCTTTCGTCGAACTGTTTCTGGTGGCAGGGTTTCCCGCAGCAGCAGGTATCGTCAACTTTGTGGTGCTGACGTCTGCCGCCTCATCGGCCAACAGTGGCGTATTTTCATCCAGTCGCATGCTGTTTGGGCTGGCCAGTCACGACAATGCTCCCGGGATTTTCCGGCGCTTGTCGGGTAATAGCGTTCCTCTGCTGAGCCTAGCGTTTACCACACTGTTGATGCTGGTGGGTGTACTACTGCTGTTCATCGTTCCGGAGGTCATGACAGCGTTTACCATCGTCTCTACCGTGTCGGCAATCCTGGTGATTTTCACTTGGTCGACCATCCTCGCCTCGTACATTGCCTATCGTAAAAACCGACCCGACCTGCATGCGAAATCGGTCTACAAGATGCCTGGCGGCGTGCCGATGGCCTGGTTTTCGTTGACGTTCCTGGGATTTGTACTCTGCCTGCTGGCATTAAGACCTGACACTCGTATTGCCCTACTGGTCATGCCAGGGTGGTTCATTTGGCTGGCCATTGCTTATCAGCTGACCCATTCCAGGAAGCTAAGATCCGCTGCTGGTTCGGCCAATCAGTACAGCTGA
- the wrbA gene encoding NAD(P)H:quinone oxidoreductase: MAKVLVLYYSMYGHLETMAGAVAEGARSVPGADVTLKRVAETIPAEQAAAIGVKLDQKAPVATPDELGNYDAIIFGTPTRFGNMAGQMRTFLDQTGGLWMSGALVGKIGSVFASTGTQHGGQETTITSFHSTLLHQGMVIVGVPYTCAGLTNMSEITGGTPYGATTLAGTDGKRQPSQNELDIARFQGKHVAELAIKIAG; encoded by the coding sequence ATGGCGAAGGTACTGGTTCTCTATTACTCAATGTACGGTCACCTCGAAACGATGGCTGGCGCAGTAGCCGAAGGCGCACGATCTGTACCCGGCGCCGACGTGACGCTCAAGCGTGTCGCTGAAACCATTCCGGCCGAACAGGCAGCAGCCATCGGCGTCAAACTTGACCAGAAGGCACCGGTGGCGACACCTGACGAGCTGGGCAATTACGATGCCATCATCTTTGGTACACCGACGCGCTTCGGCAATATGGCGGGGCAGATGCGCACATTTCTCGATCAGACCGGCGGACTGTGGATGAGCGGCGCGCTGGTCGGAAAAATCGGCAGTGTCTTTGCATCGACCGGCACCCAGCACGGTGGCCAGGAAACCACTATTACGTCGTTTCACAGCACACTCCTGCATCAGGGGATGGTCATCGTGGGTGTGCCTTACACCTGCGCAGGGCTGACCAACATGAGCGAGATCACCGGCGGTACGCCCTATGGCGCGACCACCCTGGCAGGCACTGACGGTAAACGGCAACCGTCACAAAATGAACTGGATATTGCGCGTTTCCAGGGTAAACACGTCGCTGAGCTTGCAATAAAGATCGCGGGTTAA
- the gfa gene encoding S-(hydroxymethyl)glutathione synthase, giving the protein MSTLKLHPALDNGIQPAAANFTGGTLQCLCATDKVEIKIDAQTLHNHACGCSKCWKPQNAIFAVIAVVPRDKVSVTAHGEKLSIVDETATIQRHACKQCHAHLFGRIENKDHAFYGLDFVHTELSPQSGWAAPSFAAFVSSIIETGTPPAQMKAIRERLRSIGLEPYDCLSPDLMDAMATHVAKQKGLLPAA; this is encoded by the coding sequence GTGAGCACCTTGAAACTTCACCCTGCACTGGACAATGGTATCCAACCTGCTGCCGCTAATTTCACAGGTGGCACCCTGCAATGCCTGTGTGCGACCGATAAGGTCGAGATCAAGATAGACGCACAAACCCTGCATAACCACGCGTGTGGCTGCAGCAAATGCTGGAAACCGCAAAACGCGATATTCGCCGTCATTGCCGTAGTACCTCGGGATAAGGTCAGCGTCACTGCCCACGGTGAAAAACTGTCAATTGTCGACGAAACCGCCACCATCCAGCGGCACGCCTGCAAGCAGTGCCACGCCCATCTCTTCGGACGCATCGAGAACAAGGACCATGCGTTTTATGGTCTGGACTTCGTCCACACCGAACTCTCTCCCCAGAGCGGATGGGCTGCGCCGAGCTTCGCAGCGTTCGTGTCCTCCATCATCGAAACCGGCACGCCGCCAGCGCAAATGAAGGCCATCCGTGAACGCCTGCGCTCGATCGGCCTGGAGCCCTATGACTGCCTGTCCCCGGACTTGATGGACGCAATGGCGACTCATGTCGCCAAACAGAAAGGCCTGCTCCCCGCCGCCTGA
- a CDS encoding gluconate:H+ symporter: MTPTYSLLTLGASILLIVVLIGKFRVHPFLSLIAASLLVGIGTGMAPTAIVSAFEKGMGSTLGFLAGIIGLGSILGKLLEESGGAKRIATTLLRVLGEKNASWAMMLVGFIAGIPVFFEVGFVLLIPLIYVVARQTRINVLYLGVPLAISLMVVHCILPPHPAATAITGMLNADIGKVILYGLIVGLPTAVIAGPIWVRLTCTREAPEGQAQFLAARSEAVIDDSKAPSFGIAMVTVLLPLALMVGKTLAAPLLTKGSMTLEWVSFIGNPLIALALSICFAYWSLGLRRGLGMGALLNLTNRCFPPLAGILLIIGAGGAFNDMLVGSGIGKALADVLGQSQINPIILAWLIAGLMHFAVGSATVAMISTAGMVLPILGQHPEYSPEILVIAIGAGAIGWTHVTDSAFWVVKEYLGIPLSEAIKKFTGATVLASSAALVFTLILSRFV, translated from the coding sequence ATGACCCCTACGTATTCCCTACTGACCCTGGGAGCGTCAATCCTGCTGATCGTAGTCCTGATCGGTAAATTCCGTGTCCATCCGTTCCTATCCCTTATCGCAGCAAGCCTGCTAGTGGGGATCGGGACAGGAATGGCCCCAACGGCAATCGTCTCGGCTTTTGAGAAAGGCATGGGCAGCACGCTAGGTTTCCTTGCCGGCATCATCGGTTTAGGCAGCATTCTCGGCAAGCTGCTTGAGGAGTCTGGTGGCGCCAAACGTATTGCGACCACCCTCTTGAGGGTGCTGGGTGAGAAGAATGCCTCTTGGGCAATGATGCTGGTCGGCTTCATCGCAGGTATTCCCGTTTTCTTCGAGGTCGGATTTGTCCTCCTGATTCCCCTGATCTATGTCGTCGCCCGTCAGACCAGGATCAACGTGTTGTACCTGGGAGTACCGTTGGCCATCTCACTGATGGTTGTCCACTGCATTCTCCCTCCGCACCCAGCCGCCACTGCCATTACAGGCATGCTGAATGCCGACATCGGTAAGGTGATTCTGTACGGCCTTATCGTCGGCTTGCCAACGGCGGTTATTGCCGGGCCTATCTGGGTGAGGCTGACCTGCACTCGGGAGGCCCCTGAGGGGCAAGCTCAGTTTCTGGCTGCCCGTAGCGAAGCGGTCATAGACGACAGCAAGGCACCAAGCTTCGGTATTGCGATGGTGACGGTGCTTCTGCCGTTGGCACTGATGGTGGGCAAGACACTTGCTGCACCTTTGCTAACGAAAGGCTCAATGACGCTTGAGTGGGTCTCTTTCATTGGCAACCCGCTGATTGCTCTCGCGCTGTCGATTTGCTTCGCGTACTGGTCGCTAGGCCTGCGACGTGGGCTTGGCATGGGCGCCCTGCTCAATCTGACCAACCGCTGCTTCCCGCCACTGGCTGGCATTCTCTTGATTATCGGAGCCGGCGGCGCGTTCAACGACATGTTGGTAGGCAGCGGTATTGGGAAGGCGCTGGCGGACGTGCTGGGGCAGTCCCAAATCAACCCGATCATTTTGGCATGGCTGATCGCTGGGTTAATGCACTTCGCTGTTGGCTCCGCCACGGTCGCCATGATTAGCACCGCAGGCATGGTTCTACCTATCTTGGGTCAGCACCCTGAATACAGCCCTGAAATCCTTGTTATCGCCATCGGTGCAGGTGCAATCGGCTGGACCCATGTCACTGACTCAGCGTTCTGGGTCGTAAAAGAATACCTGGGTATTCCCTTGTCTGAGGCCATCAAGAAATTCACTGGCGCCACCGTACTCGCCTCCTCTGCGGCGCTGGTATTTACGCTAATACTTTCCAGATTTGTGTGA
- a CDS encoding D-serine ammonia-lyase translates to MIQGKTLDAWYESHPIIKELVSLQEITWFNPAIASVSIALGDVGLNHNDVKDASERLRRFAPYIAKVFPETAAADGIIESGIQPLKKFQQRLLSEAGLPGVGSLWLKKDSDLPISGSIKARGGIHEVLKHAEDLALQAGLIKLDDNYEALASDSALEFFSRYKIAVGSTGNLGLSIGIMSAKLGFQATVHMSSDARQWKKDKLRASGVTVVEYESDYSVAVENGRLQAEKDPACYFIDDENSPHLFLGYAVAAERLARQFELAGVRVDADHPLFVYLPCGVGGGPGGVAFGLKLAFGDAVHCVFAEPTHSPCMMLGVYTGLHDEVSVQEFGIDNVTAADGLAVGRPSGFVGKAMQRLIDGYYTVTDEELYRLMFLAHELENVKLEPSALAGAPGIVRVLNNEKYLERIGVSRAKLANATHLIWGTGGSMVPAAEFATYLDKGRALQHPAQ, encoded by the coding sequence ATGATTCAAGGTAAAACACTAGACGCCTGGTATGAAAGCCATCCCATTATCAAGGAGCTGGTTTCACTTCAGGAAATCACCTGGTTCAATCCAGCTATTGCATCGGTGTCCATCGCACTGGGCGATGTAGGCCTGAACCATAACGACGTCAAAGATGCCAGTGAACGCCTCCGCCGCTTTGCACCCTACATCGCCAAGGTGTTTCCGGAAACGGCAGCGGCGGACGGGATCATCGAGTCCGGTATCCAGCCACTGAAAAAATTCCAGCAAAGGCTTCTGAGTGAAGCCGGCCTTCCTGGCGTCGGTTCGCTGTGGCTCAAGAAAGACAGCGATTTGCCTATCTCTGGCTCGATCAAGGCGAGAGGGGGTATCCATGAAGTGCTCAAACACGCTGAAGACCTCGCCCTGCAAGCAGGGTTGATCAAGCTGGACGATAACTACGAGGCATTGGCCAGCGACTCCGCGCTTGAGTTCTTCAGCCGCTACAAGATTGCGGTCGGCTCCACGGGCAATCTTGGACTATCCATCGGCATCATGAGCGCCAAGCTGGGCTTTCAGGCAACTGTCCACATGTCGTCGGATGCCCGCCAATGGAAGAAGGATAAGCTACGGGCCAGTGGTGTGACAGTGGTCGAGTACGAGTCCGACTACAGCGTTGCGGTCGAAAACGGGCGCCTGCAAGCCGAAAAAGATCCTGCCTGCTACTTCATAGACGATGAGAACTCGCCACATCTGTTCCTGGGCTATGCGGTTGCAGCCGAGCGCCTGGCTCGACAGTTCGAATTGGCGGGTGTGCGAGTGGACGCCGATCATCCTCTCTTCGTTTATCTGCCCTGCGGTGTTGGCGGAGGCCCTGGAGGCGTTGCGTTTGGATTGAAACTTGCCTTTGGCGACGCGGTGCACTGTGTTTTCGCAGAACCGACCCACTCCCCCTGCATGATGCTCGGGGTCTACACCGGCCTGCATGATGAGGTGAGTGTCCAGGAGTTCGGCATCGACAACGTCACCGCAGCTGACGGATTAGCTGTTGGCCGCCCCTCCGGCTTCGTAGGAAAAGCGATGCAGCGACTTATCGATGGTTACTATACCGTCACGGATGAAGAGCTTTATCGCCTGATGTTCCTGGCCCATGAGCTTGAAAATGTAAAACTGGAACCATCGGCCTTGGCAGGTGCGCCAGGAATTGTGCGGGTACTCAATAATGAGAAGTATCTGGAGCGCATCGGTGTCTCTAGGGCTAAGTTAGCCAACGCAACGCACTTGATTTGGGGAACAGGCGGAAGCATGGTGCCCGCCGCAGAGTTCGCCACCTACCTTGATAAGGGCCGTGCTCTGCAACATCCTGCGCAGTAA